From a region of the Procambarus clarkii isolate CNS0578487 chromosome 2, FALCON_Pclarkii_2.0, whole genome shotgun sequence genome:
- the LOC138366232 gene encoding protein FAM200A-like, with protein MEKQCRKEFFSDFELFGSFMRECGWEHGMQATEQTLEAHVSHLVIRHLTLMQENLDFYFPDSENDQLTSNMWMLNPFTDEATDQCDVLLELRADYSQKAVFKTFGHPMDFWVTLLDIPEYKDLAEQAIAIFVQVPTSYFYEQGFSSLVLVKTKKMNAILNLDPLMRVALENRLTPRFNLIADKVQQKPST; from the coding sequence ATGGAAAAGCAATGTAGAAAAGAGTTTTTTTCTGATTTTGAATTATTTGGCTCATTTATGAGAGAATGTGGCTGGGAACATGGTATGCAGGCAACAGAGCAGACACTGGAGGCACATGTGTCACATTTAGTTATCAGACACCTTACTTTAATGCAAGAAAACCTTGACTTCTATTTCCCAGACAGTGAGAATGACCAGCTGACCTCCAACATGTGGATGCTTAATCCCTTCACTGATGAAGCAACTGATCAATGTGATGTTCTTTTGGAGCTTCGAGCAGATTATTCACAAAAAGCAGTTTTCAAGACATTTGGCCATCCGATGGATTTCTGGGTTACCCTGCTTGATATTCCAGAGTACAAGGATCTAGCTGAGCAGGCAATAGCCATATTTGTACAGGTGCCAACATCATATTTCTATGAGCAAGGGTTCTCTAGTTTAGTTTTGGTGAAGACAAAGAAAATGAATGCAATCCTGAACTTGGATCCTCTCATGCGAGTTGCACTTGAAAATCGTCTGACACCTCGATTCAACCTAATAGCAGACAAAGTGCAACAGAAGCCAAGCACCTGA